Proteins encoded together in one Halorubellus sp. JP-L1 window:
- a CDS encoding site-2 protease family protein — MVSTLQWVLFGLLVYWLAVLYADRNGLMPSFVGTSGPILTLHTKRGRAFLNWLAGPKRFWRAWSNVGVGVALVVMLGSFLALVFAALRVARDPAQQTVSNPKNFLVIPGVNDFLPLSAAPGIVFGLAVGLVVHEGGHGLLSRVEDIEIESMGLALLAVLPIGAFVEPNEAERRERSRGAQTRMFAAGVTNNFAVTLVVYALLFGPIIASLSVAPGAAVAGALPGSPAADAGVGPGDRITAIDGTDVETNEDLDAVLDDSTAENVTVELNDDRTATVSREVIVTETVRGGPSAVAVNDSVVAVDGERVDSRSAFRAALANTTGRTTVTVERDGAREQVAFVAGAYLTVLPGEPLAEAGAPAGDPVVVTAVDGERVLDATALIAALDDTEPGQEIAVTAFHDGELATYNVTLGNQDGAGFLGVQPARGIGGVSVTDFGTELYPAGTYLTALGAAPDGGAGGVGPIQRFFGTLIGTLVLPFASAIGGIGLPFNFAGFQGPITNFYVADGGPLSFIGKDVLFVLANLAFWTGWINVQLGFFNCIPAFPLDGGHILRTSAEAVISRLPIDPKRRHVRYVTTSVGVTMLVCLLAMVLVPSLL, encoded by the coding sequence ATGGTTTCCACGCTGCAGTGGGTGCTGTTCGGGCTCCTCGTCTACTGGCTCGCCGTCCTCTACGCCGACCGGAACGGGCTCATGCCGTCGTTCGTCGGCACGAGCGGGCCGATACTGACGCTGCACACGAAGCGCGGGCGGGCGTTCCTGAACTGGCTCGCCGGCCCGAAGCGGTTCTGGCGAGCGTGGTCGAACGTCGGCGTCGGCGTCGCGCTCGTCGTGATGCTGGGGTCGTTCCTCGCGCTGGTGTTCGCGGCGCTCCGCGTCGCGCGCGACCCCGCCCAGCAGACGGTCAGCAACCCGAAGAACTTCCTCGTCATCCCCGGCGTGAACGACTTCCTCCCGCTCTCGGCCGCGCCCGGCATCGTGTTCGGGCTCGCGGTCGGGCTCGTCGTCCACGAGGGCGGACACGGCCTGCTCTCGCGCGTCGAGGACATCGAGATCGAGTCGATGGGGCTCGCGCTCCTGGCCGTCCTCCCCATCGGTGCGTTCGTCGAACCGAACGAGGCCGAGCGTCGCGAGCGCTCTCGCGGCGCGCAGACGCGGATGTTCGCTGCGGGCGTGACGAACAACTTCGCGGTGACGCTCGTCGTGTACGCCCTCCTGTTCGGCCCGATCATCGCGTCGCTGTCGGTCGCACCGGGCGCGGCCGTCGCGGGCGCCCTCCCCGGGTCGCCCGCCGCCGACGCCGGCGTCGGCCCAGGCGACCGCATCACCGCGATCGACGGCACCGACGTAGAGACGAACGAGGACTTGGACGCCGTGCTCGACGACTCGACTGCGGAGAACGTCACCGTCGAACTCAACGACGACCGGACGGCGACGGTGTCCCGCGAGGTGATCGTCACCGAGACCGTCCGCGGCGGCCCGAGCGCCGTCGCGGTGAACGACAGCGTCGTCGCCGTCGACGGCGAGCGCGTCGACTCCCGCTCCGCGTTCCGGGCGGCGCTCGCGAACACCACCGGCCGGACGACCGTCACCGTCGAGCGCGACGGCGCACGCGAGCAGGTGGCGTTCGTCGCCGGCGCGTACCTCACCGTCCTCCCCGGCGAACCGCTCGCCGAAGCGGGCGCACCCGCCGGCGACCCCGTCGTCGTCACCGCCGTCGACGGCGAGCGCGTCCTCGACGCCACGGCCCTCATCGCGGCTCTCGACGACACCGAACCCGGCCAGGAGATCGCCGTCACCGCGTTCCACGACGGCGAACTCGCGACGTACAACGTCACCCTCGGGAACCAGGACGGCGCCGGGTTCCTCGGCGTCCAGCCCGCTCGCGGCATCGGCGGCGTCTCCGTGACGGACTTCGGCACTGAACTCTACCCGGCGGGCACGTACCTCACCGCGCTCGGCGCCGCGCCCGACGGCGGCGCTGGCGGCGTCGGCCCCATCCAGCGGTTCTTCGGCACCCTCATCGGGACGCTCGTCCTCCCGTTCGCGAGCGCCATCGGCGGCATCGGCCTCCCGTTCAACTTCGCCGGCTTCCAGGGCCCCATCACGAACTTCTACGTCGCCGACGGCGGCCCACTCTCGTTCATCGGCAAAGACGTCCTCTTCGTCCTCGCGAACCTCGCGTTCTGGACCGGCTGGATCAACGTCCAGCTCGGCTTCTTCAACTGCATCCCGGCGTTCCCGCTCGACGGCGGCCACATCCTCCGCACCAGCGCCGAAGCCGTCATCTCCCGACTCCCCATCGACCCCAAGCGCCGCCACGTCCGCTACGTCACCACGAGCGTCGGCGTCACCATGCTCGTCTGTCTCCTCGCGATGGTGCTCGTCCCCAGCCTCCTCTGA
- a CDS encoding Lrp/AsnC family transcriptional regulator, with translation MSPEEIDDTDKGIVYLLQQDARKRTVADIGDQVGVSSSTVTNRIDRLEERGVIKGYHTIVDYTKAGLGHHLLVTATVPLSEKEEMVDEIMDLSGVVSVRELLTNNENLSLEVVGRTQEDVEASLVALDSLGVNIERMEIMKQERAQPYNHFGQEFADDDEVGR, from the coding sequence ATGAGCCCCGAAGAGATCGACGACACGGACAAAGGGATCGTCTATCTGCTCCAGCAGGACGCTCGGAAGCGAACGGTCGCCGACATCGGCGATCAGGTCGGCGTCTCGTCTAGCACCGTCACCAACCGGATCGATCGGCTCGAAGAACGGGGCGTCATCAAGGGGTACCACACGATCGTCGACTACACGAAAGCCGGGCTCGGTCATCATCTCCTGGTCACTGCGACGGTCCCTCTATCGGAGAAGGAGGAGATGGTCGACGAGATCATGGACCTCTCCGGTGTCGTGAGCGTTCGAGAGCTGTTGACAAATAACGAGAATCTGTCCCTGGAGGTGGTTGGGCGGACGCAGGAGGACGTAGAGGCGAGCCTGGTCGCCCTGGATTCGCTGGGCGTTAATATCGAACGTATGGAGATCATGAAACAGGAACGGGCCCAGCCCTACAATCACTTTGGTCAGGAGTTCGCTGACGACGACGAGGTTGGCCGATGA
- a CDS encoding HalOD1 output domain-containing protein produces MNQVQADASTKSSICQKVIEAVADAERTDATDLVPPLYDAIDPDALESLFDNDGARGKVVFNYMTYEVSVFSDGYVSVNSLATVPTVLKE; encoded by the coding sequence GTGAACCAGGTACAGGCCGACGCCTCTACGAAGAGCAGCATATGTCAGAAAGTCATTGAAGCAGTCGCAGACGCGGAACGGACGGATGCGACCGACCTCGTTCCACCCCTGTACGACGCGATCGATCCCGACGCCCTGGAGAGCCTATTCGACAACGACGGAGCGCGCGGAAAGGTCGTTTTCAACTACATGACCTACGAGGTGAGCGTCTTCTCCGATGGGTACGTTTCAGTGAATTCCCTCGCTACAGTACCAACCGTGCTGAAAGAGTGA
- a CDS encoding PadR family transcriptional regulator, whose translation MRKSGPPKGLIAYIVLELLAEKPRYGYEILKEITEISGGHWEPSYGSVYPILYKFEDEEWARRIEREDEPDRKYFELTDDGVEELASRREESARMAKEFADVILGFYHVYVAFSCDDRFEVPDLDGEWHFDEDFSAWIVEQMIRHHDHYFGEFDRVEVTPEEFYDDHGVERDED comes from the coding sequence ATGCGTAAGAGCGGCCCACCGAAGGGGCTCATCGCGTACATCGTCCTGGAGCTGCTCGCGGAGAAACCGCGGTACGGCTACGAGATCCTCAAGGAGATCACGGAGATAAGCGGCGGGCACTGGGAGCCCTCCTATGGCTCCGTGTACCCGATCCTGTACAAGTTCGAGGACGAAGAGTGGGCGCGGCGAATCGAGCGCGAGGACGAACCCGACCGGAAGTACTTCGAGCTCACAGACGACGGCGTCGAGGAGCTCGCGAGTCGCCGCGAGGAGTCCGCGCGGATGGCCAAGGAGTTCGCGGACGTCATCCTCGGGTTCTACCACGTGTACGTCGCGTTCTCCTGCGACGACCGGTTCGAGGTCCCCGACCTCGACGGCGAGTGGCACTTCGACGAGGACTTCTCGGCGTGGATCGTCGAACAGATGATCCGCCACCACGACCACTACTTCGGCGAGTTCGACCGCGTAGAGGTAACTCCGGAAGAGTTCTACGACGACCACGGCGTCGAGAGAGACGAGGACTGA
- a CDS encoding heme-binding protein produces the protein MTQREPPLTAEGSYVLHDFRTVDWDAWRDAPEHERQRALEEGEDFLVHREHAARSESGQSALYSILGHKADLLFLHLRPEMADLDRIERSFEDTALAAFTERATSYVSVTEASGYGEQTREYLAGETDEDAAIGDYIDDRLHPEIPDSEFVSFYPMSKRRQPEQNWYDTPYDERAEHIMRHADIGRDYAGKVEQMICSSVGLDAHEWGITLWTDDLTDVKDLLNEMRFDPSTSQFAEFGDFLVGRKFPPADLPAFFAGEDVPAPESQGEGGGHHHGEGETHAHGDDAEHAHGGEGHHHGEEGHHHGEEGHHHGDDAEHAHGQDDDAGGPPPGVRDELEAEGVYGGQPHGEDVYAVVLYSEADVDELYDEMDGLRGNFEHYDRHVKTAVYENAGGPHAVASVWEAQEAADTASGFLTDLPGIVRQAGDDADSDTWGTMGMFYTTKPDRRAEFVEKFETVGGVLADMDGHINTDLLANVEDENDMFIASRWQSRDDAMAFFRSDAFSDTVDWGRDVLADRPRHVFLA, from the coding sequence ATGACACAGCGCGAACCGCCGCTGACGGCGGAAGGGTCGTACGTACTCCACGACTTCCGGACGGTGGACTGGGACGCGTGGCGGGACGCTCCCGAGCACGAGCGCCAGCGAGCGCTCGAGGAGGGCGAGGACTTCCTCGTGCACCGCGAGCACGCCGCGCGAAGCGAGAGCGGCCAGTCCGCGCTCTACTCGATCCTCGGGCACAAGGCCGACCTGCTCTTCCTACACTTGCGACCGGAGATGGCGGACCTCGACCGCATCGAGCGGTCGTTCGAGGACACCGCGCTCGCCGCGTTCACCGAGCGCGCGACGAGTTACGTCTCCGTCACCGAAGCGTCGGGGTACGGCGAGCAGACCCGCGAGTACCTCGCCGGCGAGACCGACGAGGACGCCGCGATCGGCGACTACATCGACGACCGCCTCCACCCCGAGATTCCGGACAGCGAGTTCGTGTCGTTCTACCCGATGAGCAAGCGCCGTCAGCCCGAGCAGAACTGGTACGACACGCCGTACGACGAGCGCGCCGAGCACATCATGCGGCACGCCGACATCGGCCGCGACTACGCGGGGAAGGTCGAGCAGATGATCTGCTCGTCGGTCGGACTGGACGCCCACGAGTGGGGCATCACGCTCTGGACGGACGACCTGACGGACGTGAAGGACCTCTTGAACGAGATGCGGTTCGATCCCTCTACGTCGCAGTTCGCGGAGTTCGGCGACTTCCTCGTCGGTCGGAAGTTCCCGCCCGCGGACCTCCCCGCGTTCTTCGCCGGCGAGGACGTCCCCGCACCCGAGAGTCAGGGCGAAGGCGGCGGTCACCATCACGGCGAAGGTGAGACGCACGCCCACGGCGACGACGCGGAGCACGCGCACGGTGGGGAAGGCCACCACCACGGCGAGGAAGGCCACCACCACGGCGAGGAAGGCCACCACCACGGCGACGACGCGGAGCACGCGCACGGCCAGGACGACGACGCGGGCGGGCCGCCGCCGGGAGTCCGCGACGAGCTCGAAGCCGAGGGCGTCTACGGCGGTCAGCCCCACGGCGAGGACGTGTACGCGGTCGTCCTCTACTCGGAGGCCGACGTCGACGAGCTCTACGATGAGATGGACGGCCTGCGCGGGAACTTCGAGCACTACGACCGCCACGTGAAGACCGCCGTGTACGAGAACGCCGGGGGCCCGCACGCGGTCGCGAGCGTCTGGGAGGCCCAGGAGGCCGCCGACACCGCGAGCGGGTTCCTCACCGACCTCCCCGGGATCGTCCGGCAAGCCGGCGACGACGCCGACAGCGACACCTGGGGAACGATGGGGATGTTCTACACCACGAAGCCCGATCGCCGCGCGGAGTTCGTCGAGAAGTTCGAGACCGTCGGCGGCGTCCTCGCCGACATGGACGGCCACATCAACACGGACCTGCTCGCGAACGTCGAGGACGAGAACGACATGTTCATCGCCTCCCGCTGGCAGTCCCGCGACGACGCGATGGCGTTCTTCCGCTCCGACGCCTTCAGCGACACTGTCGACTGGGGCCGAGACGTCCTCGCCGACCGTCCACGACACGTGTTCCTGGCGTAG
- a CDS encoding oligoendopeptidase F family protein has translation MTRTRRSLLKATAVSGAVAVAGCSTILGDGTAAAPGDWLYEPGTIADVDHYLALRYAPAAIADRAGDFDADVYDAMRAFGSDARDLVGFGFADTDAQLVFGRNSVLAAEFDADDVASTLKGEDFVAKGEYEGFDAYVGPDEDAAVGIGDDAVVVAQSTGIFGSADDAERILQAIVDANAGDAESYVEDDADFETLLDALDAGTIQSVRTHAETDSTDTDEGQFRGEVARGVTSTLVDDGVETTFALVFDEAADVDEGDVEDWVATNEDGGTFENFQRTEISVDDRVVLVTGTEPTSAFDFFLADI, from the coding sequence ATGACACGCACGAGACGTTCACTGTTGAAAGCGACGGCCGTTTCCGGTGCGGTCGCAGTCGCGGGCTGTTCGACCATCCTCGGCGACGGAACCGCGGCCGCGCCCGGCGACTGGCTGTACGAGCCGGGGACGATCGCGGACGTCGACCACTACCTCGCGCTCCGGTACGCGCCCGCCGCCATCGCCGACCGGGCCGGCGACTTCGACGCCGACGTGTACGACGCGATGCGGGCGTTCGGGAGCGACGCGCGCGACCTCGTCGGGTTCGGGTTCGCTGACACCGACGCCCAACTCGTGTTCGGTCGGAACAGCGTCCTCGCCGCCGAGTTCGACGCCGACGACGTCGCGTCGACGCTCAAGGGCGAGGACTTCGTCGCCAAGGGCGAGTACGAGGGGTTCGACGCGTACGTCGGCCCGGACGAGGACGCCGCCGTCGGCATCGGCGACGACGCGGTCGTCGTCGCCCAGTCCACGGGTATCTTCGGGAGCGCGGACGACGCCGAACGAATCCTCCAGGCGATCGTCGACGCGAACGCCGGGGACGCCGAGAGCTACGTCGAGGACGACGCCGACTTCGAGACGCTCCTGGACGCGCTCGACGCCGGCACGATCCAGTCGGTCCGCACGCACGCCGAGACAGACTCGACGGACACCGACGAGGGCCAGTTCCGGGGCGAGGTCGCCCGCGGCGTCACGTCGACGCTCGTCGACGACGGCGTCGAGACGACGTTCGCGCTCGTCTTCGACGAGGCCGCGGACGTCGACGAGGGCGACGTCGAGGACTGGGTCGCGACAAACGAGGACGGCGGGACGTTCGAGAACTTCCAGCGCACCGAGATCTCGGTCGACGACCGCGTCGTGCTCGTCACCGGCACGGAACCGACGAGCGCGTTCGACTTCTTCCTCGCCGACATCTGA
- a CDS encoding aldo/keto reductase — MHHRELGAAGVDVSEIGFGAWTVGTDWWGDRTDEEATEMLRYALEKGITYFDTGDVYGHGKSEELVGEALGDVRDEVTVATKVGYDFYDNPQAGHGELPKEMHPEYLDDALEKSLDRLGFDHVDVLQLHNANVGEIDADVLEWLDEVTESGRADAVGIALGPSIGWLAEGEKAIREEFDSVQLVWNALEPEIGDRFLEVIEESGSETSLVPRVPHSSGLLNEQITPENPPGEGDHRAYRPDEWFETGFEKVDALRFLERDGQRSMAQASLQYLLYHDAVATVTPTFRTREDIDAWAAASDVPALSDAEYERVRELQANDFELERDDGMDSLRSSVGGEDIERAGLDKHVAGD, encoded by the coding sequence ATGCATCATCGCGAACTCGGCGCCGCCGGCGTCGACGTCTCCGAGATCGGGTTCGGCGCGTGGACCGTCGGCACGGACTGGTGGGGCGACCGCACGGACGAGGAAGCCACGGAGATGCTCCGGTACGCGCTCGAGAAGGGGATCACGTACTTCGACACCGGCGACGTGTACGGTCACGGGAAGAGCGAGGAACTCGTGGGCGAGGCGCTGGGCGACGTCCGCGACGAGGTGACGGTCGCGACGAAGGTCGGGTACGACTTCTACGACAACCCGCAGGCGGGCCACGGGGAGCTCCCGAAGGAGATGCACCCCGAGTACCTCGACGACGCCCTCGAGAAGAGCCTGGACCGCCTCGGCTTCGACCACGTGGACGTCCTCCAGTTGCACAACGCGAACGTCGGCGAGATCGACGCGGACGTCCTCGAGTGGCTGGACGAGGTCACAGAGAGCGGGCGCGCGGACGCGGTCGGGATCGCGCTCGGGCCGAGCATCGGCTGGCTCGCCGAGGGCGAGAAGGCGATCCGCGAGGAGTTCGACTCCGTCCAGCTCGTCTGGAACGCGCTCGAACCCGAGATCGGCGACCGGTTCCTGGAGGTCATCGAGGAGTCGGGGAGCGAGACGAGCCTGGTTCCGCGCGTTCCGCACTCCTCGGGCCTCCTGAACGAGCAGATCACGCCGGAGAACCCACCGGGCGAGGGCGATCATCGCGCGTACCGGCCCGACGAGTGGTTCGAGACAGGGTTCGAGAAGGTCGACGCCCTCCGGTTCCTCGAACGCGACGGCCAGCGTAGCATGGCGCAGGCGAGCCTCCAGTACCTCCTCTACCACGACGCGGTGGCGACGGTCACGCCGACGTTCCGCACGCGCGAGGACATCGACGCGTGGGCGGCGGCGAGCGACGTCCCAGCGCTGTCGGACGCGGAGTACGAGCGCGTCCGCGAACTCCAGGCGAACGACTTCGAGCTGGAGCGCGACGACGGCATGGACAGTCTCCGGTCGTCCGTCGGTGGGGAAGACATCGAGCGCGCGGGCCTGGACAAGCACGTCGCCGGCGACTGA
- a CDS encoding acyltransferase — translation MTKRHVALPDAAEAGVRAFIEDVDDRLSGDAESTCEVVEDVLVDLHGDRDAYERWQNDEDVSPAERVRLQGYDPCNTTLESEYYAEKDEETFERSKHLQWLWRQFDATPMADNVEFALRFRRMLADHLFEDCGDGCRFFKGISFTYGHNITVGDNVVVHDDVHLDDRGKLTIGDRVSISDDAHVYSHDHDIVDQTEVENYHTIIEDDARVTYDSMIRAGCKIGENAVVGAKAAVSSDVPAHHVAVGSPARSVKVKPGWESVADPLEDANVNRQDERRIEYDLPDDLDVFDEFDRDRQPPGER, via the coding sequence ATGACGAAACGTCACGTCGCACTCCCGGACGCCGCGGAAGCGGGCGTCCGGGCGTTCATCGAGGACGTCGACGACCGACTCAGCGGCGACGCGGAGTCGACGTGCGAGGTCGTCGAGGACGTGCTCGTGGACCTCCACGGCGACCGCGACGCCTACGAGCGCTGGCAGAACGACGAGGACGTCTCGCCCGCCGAACGCGTCCGCCTCCAGGGGTACGACCCGTGCAACACGACGCTCGAGTCCGAGTACTACGCGGAGAAGGACGAGGAGACGTTCGAGCGCTCGAAGCACCTCCAGTGGCTCTGGCGGCAGTTCGACGCCACGCCGATGGCGGACAACGTCGAGTTCGCGCTCCGGTTCCGCCGGATGCTCGCCGACCACCTCTTCGAGGACTGCGGCGACGGCTGCCGGTTCTTCAAGGGGATCTCGTTCACGTACGGCCACAACATCACCGTCGGCGACAACGTCGTCGTCCACGACGACGTCCACCTGGACGACCGCGGGAAGCTCACGATCGGCGACCGCGTCTCCATCAGCGACGACGCGCACGTCTACAGTCACGACCACGATATCGTCGACCAGACCGAGGTCGAGAACTACCACACGATCATCGAGGACGACGCCCGCGTCACGTACGACTCGATGATCCGCGCCGGCTGCAAGATAGGGGAGAACGCGGTCGTCGGCGCGAAAGCGGCCGTCTCCTCGGACGTTCCCGCGCATCACGTCGCCGTCGGCTCGCCCGCCAGGAGCGTGAAGGTAAAGCCCGGCTGGGAGTCGGTTGCCGACCCGCTCGAGGACGCGAACGTCAACCGCCAGGACGAACGCCGGATCGAGTACGACCTCCCGGACGACCTCGACGTCTTCGACGAGTTCGATCGCGACCGGCAGCCTCCCGGCGAGCGGTGA
- a CDS encoding GtrA family protein yields the protein MPVDDDSNRRLPSSAPIYRSLLEPTRFAQFLSIGVIGAIVDNSVLVLLVEAAALAPTVAAFGAKESSILLMFALNERWTFEAQSGGGYKRRLWRLVKSNAVRVAGASIGIATLYVLHVRFGIWYLAANVLGIGVGFLFNYTLEALVTWSVHTEDRSVE from the coding sequence ATGCCAGTAGACGACGACTCGAATCGCCGCCTTCCCTCGTCGGCGCCCATCTACAGGTCTCTGCTCGAACCGACCCGATTCGCCCAGTTCCTCTCGATCGGTGTGATCGGCGCCATCGTCGACAACTCCGTGCTCGTCCTCCTCGTCGAGGCGGCAGCGCTCGCGCCGACCGTCGCCGCGTTCGGCGCGAAGGAATCGTCGATACTCCTCATGTTCGCGTTGAACGAGCGCTGGACGTTCGAGGCCCAGAGCGGCGGCGGATACAAGCGGCGCCTCTGGCGGCTGGTCAAGTCGAACGCCGTCCGGGTCGCTGGCGCGTCCATCGGCATCGCCACCCTGTACGTCCTCCACGTGCGGTTCGGCATCTGGTATCTCGCCGCGAACGTCCTCGGCATCGGCGTCGGGTTCCTGTTCAACTACACGCTCGAGGCGCTCGTCACCTGGAGCGTCCACACCGAGGACAGATCCGTCGAGTGA
- a CDS encoding endo-1,4-beta-xylanase, whose product MTGGSVAQSTPSYYGRARGDPNWRTTAESRIERVRTAPLRVSVTDASGRPIPDAEVDVEMTDHAFGFGTAVSVPKLTSDSTSAQTYRRLLREHFNKTTIENGLKWPAWSGEWGPEFAPEQTIEAIRWLREQRFPVRGHTLVWPSYDNAPAYVEEIGRDDPERLRTEIRDHIRDEAGRLAGLVDEWDVVNEPTTNTAFMEVLGRDAMVEWLQTAREAAPEADLFVNDYAPLQPADSNLPERFEELVEYLVDSGAPLDGIGIEAHFSDDWLLHPAAVVDAFDRLSSFGLELQITEFSFSLEEVTPATRALQAAYTRDLLIAAYSHPAVTTFTFWGFWTERHFSPSAALFGEDWTLRPHGRAFLDLVYDEWWTEATGRTDAGGTFATRGYKGSYLVRASAGQGRALTTTSLSGSGTTVEMTLQ is encoded by the coding sequence ATGACAGGCGGGTCCGTCGCCCAGTCCACGCCGTCGTACTACGGTCGCGCCCGCGGCGACCCGAACTGGCGAACGACCGCCGAGAGTCGCATCGAACGGGTTCGAACGGCACCGCTACGGGTCAGCGTGACCGACGCGAGTGGACGGCCGATTCCGGACGCCGAGGTCGATGTCGAGATGACCGACCACGCCTTCGGGTTCGGGACGGCAGTCAGTGTGCCGAAGCTCACGTCCGATTCGACGAGCGCCCAGACGTATCGCCGCCTCCTCCGCGAGCACTTCAACAAGACCACCATCGAGAACGGACTGAAGTGGCCCGCCTGGAGCGGCGAATGGGGTCCCGAGTTCGCCCCGGAGCAGACCATCGAAGCAATCCGGTGGCTGCGCGAACAGCGGTTTCCGGTCCGGGGACACACGCTCGTTTGGCCGAGCTACGACAACGCCCCCGCGTACGTCGAGGAGATCGGGCGCGACGACCCCGAGCGCCTCCGGACGGAGATTCGGGACCACATCCGCGACGAAGCGGGACGGTTGGCGGGACTCGTCGACGAGTGGGACGTCGTCAACGAACCGACGACGAACACCGCGTTCATGGAGGTGCTCGGGCGGGACGCGATGGTGGAGTGGCTCCAGACGGCGCGCGAGGCCGCTCCCGAAGCGGATCTGTTCGTCAACGATTACGCCCCGTTACAGCCGGCGGACTCGAACCTCCCGGAGCGGTTCGAGGAGCTCGTCGAGTACCTGGTCGACTCGGGCGCACCCCTGGACGGGATCGGGATCGAGGCGCACTTCTCCGACGACTGGCTGCTCCACCCGGCGGCCGTCGTGGACGCCTTCGACCGCCTGTCGTCTTTCGGGCTCGAACTACAGATCACGGAGTTCTCGTTCTCGCTCGAAGAGGTCACCCCCGCCACCAGAGCGCTCCAGGCCGCGTACACGCGCGACCTGCTGATAGCCGCCTATAGCCACCCGGCGGTGACCACGTTCACGTTCTGGGGGTTCTGGACGGAGCGACACTTCAGTCCGAGCGCGGCGTTGTTCGGCGAGGACTGGACGCTCAGACCGCACGGACGGGCGTTCCTGGACCTGGTGTACGACGAGTGGTGGACCGAAGCGACGGGACGGACGGATGCCGGGGGGACGTTCGCGACCCGCGGCTACAAAGGGTCGTACCTGGTGCGTGCGAGCGCAGGGCAAGGACGTGCGCTGACGACCACCTCGCTCTCGGGCAGCGGAACGACGGTCGAGATGACGCTACAGTGA